Proteins encoded together in one Streptomyces umbrinus window:
- a CDS encoding Na+/H+ antiporter has product MHVMPLLLLVAGSAVVAGAARRTPVPAPLLLVTAGLIVSYLPGVPEYTLDPDVVLPLVLPPLLYTAATDSSYLDLRAQLRPVALLSVGYVLFATLVVGWAAYMIVPDLSLTAALVLGAVVAPPDAVAATAVARRVGLPSRVTTILQGESLVNDATAITAYRVAIAAAVGEGATWAGGIGEFLLAAIGGIGIGVVLMVPLHWLRTHLKEALLQNSLSLLIPFFAYAVAEQVHASGVLAVVVVALYLGHRNWEVDFATRLQEEAVWKMVAFILESAVFALIGLQLPIVLKGLDEYEGVSAAWYAVAVFLVVVVSRFVWVYPATFLPHILSKRIREREDNPTWKGPFIISWAGMRGVVSLAIAFSIPLTAEGGEDFPGRNLILFLTFTTVIGTLVVQGLTLPPLVRLLKLPERDRQAETLAEANAQAQASRTAERRLDELLDDERNALPPPLADRLRSVLERRRNAVWERLGTVNPVTGETADDTYRRLSREMIGAERAMFVRLRDGRYIDDEMLRTLLRRLDLEEAAAFREAT; this is encoded by the coding sequence ATGCACGTGATGCCCCTCCTCCTGCTGGTCGCGGGCAGCGCCGTGGTCGCCGGCGCGGCCCGCCGTACCCCGGTGCCCGCGCCGCTGCTGCTGGTCACCGCGGGCCTGATCGTCTCGTACCTGCCCGGGGTCCCCGAATACACCCTCGACCCCGACGTGGTGCTCCCGCTGGTGCTGCCCCCGCTGCTCTACACGGCGGCCACGGACAGCTCGTACCTCGATCTGCGGGCGCAGCTCAGGCCGGTCGCGCTGTTGTCGGTCGGGTACGTGCTCTTCGCGACGCTCGTCGTCGGCTGGGCCGCGTACATGATCGTGCCGGATTTGTCGCTGACGGCGGCGCTCGTGCTGGGCGCGGTCGTGGCGCCCCCGGACGCGGTGGCGGCCACGGCTGTGGCGCGCCGGGTAGGGCTGCCCTCCAGGGTCACCACGATCCTGCAGGGCGAGTCCCTGGTGAACGACGCGACCGCGATCACCGCCTACCGGGTGGCAATCGCCGCTGCCGTCGGTGAGGGCGCGACCTGGGCGGGCGGCATCGGCGAGTTCCTGCTCGCGGCGATCGGCGGCATCGGCATCGGAGTCGTCCTGATGGTGCCGCTCCACTGGCTGCGCACGCACCTGAAGGAGGCGCTCCTCCAGAACTCCCTGTCCCTGCTGATCCCGTTCTTCGCGTACGCGGTCGCCGAGCAGGTGCACGCCTCCGGAGTGCTCGCCGTGGTCGTCGTCGCGCTCTACCTCGGGCACCGCAACTGGGAGGTCGACTTCGCGACCCGGCTGCAGGAGGAGGCGGTGTGGAAGATGGTCGCGTTCATCCTGGAGTCGGCGGTCTTCGCGCTGATCGGCCTGCAGCTCCCGATCGTCCTCAAGGGCCTCGACGAGTACGAGGGAGTGAGCGCCGCCTGGTACGCGGTGGCCGTCTTCCTGGTCGTCGTGGTGTCCCGCTTCGTGTGGGTGTATCCCGCGACTTTCCTGCCACACATCCTGTCCAAGCGGATCCGGGAACGGGAGGACAACCCCACCTGGAAGGGGCCCTTCATCATCAGCTGGGCCGGGATGAGAGGCGTGGTCTCGCTCGCCATCGCCTTCTCGATCCCGCTCACCGCTGAGGGCGGGGAGGACTTCCCGGGCCGCAATCTGATCCTCTTCCTGACCTTCACGACGGTGATCGGCACGCTGGTGGTCCAAGGGCTGACACTGCCCCCGCTGGTCCGGCTGCTGAAGCTGCCCGAGCGGGACCGGCAGGCCGAGACACTCGCCGAGGCGAACGCCCAGGCGCAGGCGTCCCGGACCGCGGAACGCCGCCTGGACGAACTCCTCGACGACGAGCGCAACGCGCTGCCGCCGCCGCTCGCCGACCGGCTCCGCTCGGTCCTGGAGCGTCGCCGCAACGCCGTGTGGGAGCGGCTCGGGACGGTGAACCCCGTGACCGGGGAGACCGCCGACGACACGTACCGGCGGCTGTCGCGCGAGATGATCGGCGCCGAGCGGGCGATGTTCGTGAGACTCCGGGACGGCCGTTACATCGACGACGAGATGCTCCGGACGCTGCTGCGACGCCTGGACCTGGAGGAGGCGGCGGCGTTCCGCGAGGCGACGTAG
- a CDS encoding anti-sigma regulatory factor: protein MSQIAGEPATQDFVEVRLPAAGAYLSVLRTATAGLAARLDFTLDEIEDLRIAVDEACAILLQQAVPGSVLSCVFRLIDDSLEVTVSAPTTDGHAPARDTFAWTVLSALAGKVSSSVADDKTVSISLYKQRGAGPGPA from the coding sequence GTGTCCCAGATCGCAGGCGAGCCCGCGACCCAGGACTTCGTGGAAGTCCGGCTGCCGGCTGCGGGTGCCTACCTGTCGGTGCTGCGCACGGCCACAGCCGGCCTCGCGGCGCGTTTGGACTTCACCCTCGACGAGATCGAGGACTTGCGCATCGCCGTGGACGAGGCGTGCGCGATCCTGTTGCAACAGGCGGTGCCGGGCTCCGTGCTCAGCTGTGTCTTCCGCCTGATCGACGACTCGCTCGAGGTGACCGTCTCGGCCCCGACCACCGACGGCCATGCCCCCGCGCGGGACACCTTCGCCTGGACCGTGCTGTCGGCCCTCGCAGGCAAGGTGTCCTCCTCGGTGGCCGACGACAAAACCGTTTCGATCAGCCTCTACAAACAGCGCGGCGCGGGACCCGGGCCGGCGTGA
- a CDS encoding N-acetylmuramoyl-L-alanine amidase, producing the protein MAPPMSAGSFLSRLKAEGLTVVEVGDWEHHNRNHKGPWGPVHGVMIHHTVTSGSRRTVEICRDGYSGLPGPLCHGVITKDGRVHLVGYGRSNHAGLGDDDVLRAVIAEKALPPDNEANTDGNRHFYGFECENLGDGEDPWPEAQLDAIERAAAAVCRHHGWTARSVIGHLEWQPGKIDPRGFTMAAMRDRIHERLK; encoded by the coding sequence ATGGCCCCACCCATGTCCGCGGGCAGCTTTCTGAGCCGGCTCAAGGCGGAAGGGCTCACCGTCGTCGAGGTCGGCGACTGGGAGCATCACAACCGCAATCACAAGGGCCCGTGGGGCCCGGTCCACGGCGTGATGATCCACCACACGGTGACATCGGGGAGCCGGCGCACGGTCGAGATCTGCCGTGACGGCTACAGCGGTCTGCCCGGCCCGCTGTGCCACGGCGTCATCACCAAGGACGGCAGAGTCCACCTCGTCGGCTACGGCCGTTCCAACCACGCGGGCCTGGGCGACGACGACGTCCTGCGCGCGGTCATCGCGGAGAAGGCCCTCCCGCCGGACAACGAGGCGAACACCGACGGCAACCGCCACTTCTACGGCTTCGAGTGCGAGAACCTCGGCGACGGCGAGGATCCCTGGCCCGAAGCCCAGCTCGACGCCATCGAGCGCGCAGCGGCAGCGGTCTGCCGCCACCACGGCTGGACGGCCCGCTCGGTCATCGGCCACCTCGAATGGCAGCCGGGCAAGATCGACCCCCGCGGCTTCACGATGGCGGCCATGCGGGATCGCATCCACGAACGACTGAAGTAG
- a CDS encoding UBP-type zinc finger domain-containing protein: MKQCTHADALPHPEPEPLSETCLECLAAGSHPVQLRLCLICGDVGCCDSSPLRHATEHFKETGHPIMRTFEPGENWRWCFVDHVLV, from the coding sequence ATGAAACAGTGCACGCACGCCGACGCGCTGCCGCATCCAGAACCCGAGCCGCTGAGCGAGACCTGCCTGGAGTGTCTGGCGGCCGGCTCGCACCCCGTGCAGTTGCGACTGTGTCTCATCTGCGGAGACGTGGGCTGCTGCGACTCGTCGCCGCTGCGGCACGCGACGGAGCACTTCAAGGAGACGGGACACCCGATCATGCGCACGTTCGAGCCCGGAGAGAACTGGCGCTGGTGCTTCGTCGACCACGTACTCGTGTGA
- a CDS encoding 1-aminocyclopropane-1-carboxylate deaminase/D-cysteine desulfhydrase, translating to MSPETPEALGLGALRPRLPSPVREAVDERFARRGVRLLLKRDDLIHPELVGNKWRKLAPNLRAAAGRTVLTFGGAYSNHLRATAAAGRLLGLPTVGVVRGQELADRPLNPSLAQCAADGMRFHFIDRSTYRRKSEPKTLAALLRACAAEDAYVIPEGGSNSLAVQGCRALGEELRDHGGVDVAAVACGTGGTFAGLAAGLGPGRRALGIPVLKGGFLDAEIRTLQDEAFGGPRGDWSLDDRFHFGGYARTPPELDAFAADFEQRHELPVERLYVAKLLYGLVALAEEGAFARGTTIAAVVTGSPHLRTADKV from the coding sequence ATCAGCCCCGAGACCCCCGAAGCGCTCGGCCTGGGCGCCCTGCGGCCACGGCTGCCGTCCCCGGTGCGAGAGGCCGTGGACGAGCGGTTCGCGCGGCGCGGTGTCCGGCTGCTGCTCAAGCGGGACGATCTGATCCACCCGGAGCTGGTCGGCAACAAGTGGCGCAAGCTCGCCCCGAACCTGCGAGCGGCGGCGGGCCGCACTGTCCTCACCTTCGGCGGCGCGTACTCGAACCATCTGCGGGCCACCGCCGCCGCGGGCCGCCTCCTGGGCCTGCCCACCGTCGGCGTGGTCCGCGGCCAGGAGCTCGCCGACCGACCGCTCAACCCGTCCCTGGCCCAGTGCGCGGCCGACGGCATGCGGTTCCACTTCATCGACAGATCGACGTACCGCCGCAAGAGCGAGCCGAAGACGCTGGCCGCCCTCCTTCGCGCGTGCGCCGCCGAGGACGCGTACGTGATCCCGGAGGGCGGCAGCAACTCCCTTGCCGTTCAGGGCTGCCGAGCCCTCGGCGAGGAACTGCGCGACCACGGCGGTGTCGACGTGGCCGCGGTCGCCTGCGGCACGGGCGGCACCTTCGCGGGCCTGGCCGCCGGCCTCGGCCCGGGCCGGCGCGCCCTCGGCATACCCGTCCTCAAGGGCGGCTTCCTCGACGCGGAGATACGTACGCTCCAGGACGAGGCCTTCGGCGGCCCGCGCGGCGACTGGTCGCTCGACGACCGCTTCCACTTCGGCGGTTACGCCCGCACGCCACCCGAACTCGACGCGTTCGCCGCCGACTTCGAGCAGCGCCACGAGCTGCCCGTGGAGCGTCTCTATGTCGCCAAGTTGCTGTACGGACTTGTCGCCCTCGCCGAGGAGGGCGCGTTCGCGCGCGGGACGACGATCGCGGCGGTCGTCACCGGCAGCCCCCACCTCCGAACCGCCGACAAGGTCTAG